The region GTGTAGCAGAGTTATGTAAAGACGGTCTCAGGGAAAAAATGATAGAGATAAGAAAGATGAAGAAATTTTAGGACAGGTATATTATTCCACAATCAGATTATCGCTCAGCCTGTCTGTATCAGCGAGCATGAATTCCTTGCTCATATGTAGGCAATTGACGGGACAAACATCATTGCACTGGCTGCAGAATATGCACCTGCTGACGTATATCCTTATTTTCTTCTCTTCCTCTTTAAATTCTATCGCTTTTGCCGGGCATACCCGAATGCACATCCTGCACCCTATGCATTTCTCTTTTTCGTAGGTAATCTTCCCCCTGAACGACTCCGGAACTTCTATCGGTAAATTTATCTTCACCTCTCCGCTCTCAACTTTTTTGAGCAATGCCGTTACATTATTTGGTGCATACTTGACCGGAAACTTATTCGTAAACGGTTTCTGGAACAACTGCTTCATTAATTGACCTAACATCGGAAACATTTTACCACCATTTAATAGACAGAACCTGTGAATCCCACATCAGAAGCACCAAGCCAAGCAAAGCCATGAGGGTCACGGCAACCCAGTATGTCGATACAACCTGGCTTATCCTCAGCCTTGCCACTCCAACCCTTACCAATGTAATCGCAAACAGCATCACTAAAAAAACTTTCAGAAGGAAAAATAAGAAGTCTAATGCAAATGAAGGAACTGCACCCAAAGCAAAAAATTCGGATAAGCCGTACGGAAAGAAAATTGCAACCACGAGCGAGGAAAGAGCAAACGTTTTAACCCCGTCTGCAAGATAGAATAAAGCAAGGTTTCTGCCAGAATACTCCACCAGCAGCCCACCTGCAATTTCTGTCTCCGCTTCCGCCACATCAAAAGGAATTTTCGAAAGTTCTGCCGGCATGACAATAACCAGGGAAAGAAGAATCAGTATCAATCCGATGAGCCCCAACAGACCGACACTGTTCCACAGCGGATGTGTCGATATGAACGAAAGAGTGAAAACATCCCCTTTAAAGGAATCACTTATTTTCCATACGGCAGCTATTATTGCAACCGCCAGCGGAAATTCATAGGACATCATGGTTACCATTTCACGCTGTGCTCCCACAGTCGCATACGGCGAGCCAGATGCAAATCCTCCTGCAACCATTGAAAGGGCGGGCAGGGTTAGAAGATACAAAATCAAAATCAAGTCTCCATGGCCGTGGAGCAACGGCTCGTATCCTGCTATGGGAATGTAAAGGAGAAGCGTTATAGATGAAGCAAGGCAGATTACAGGAGCCAAATTAAAAAGCCATGATACTGCATTTTCAGGAACGATGCTTTCCTTGCACAGTAACTTATTGACATCCCGGAACGGCTGCCTCAATGGAGGGCCTATTCTCGACTGCATATGGGCAGCAAACTTTCTGTCAATACCTTTATATGACAAGCCAAAGAATATGGCGAAGAACGTTATCCCTATTGTCCCCATTACAACCCTGAAAAATAATTCTCCCATCATTTCATCATCTCCTTCGTTTTTTTGATGGATAAGTTATGCAAATCTTCCGCTGTCAGCATTTTTTTCTCATTATTTTCCACAACAACTGCCCTGTTCGTACATGACACGCATGGGTCTATGGAGGCCGCAACAATGGGTATGTCTGCAATCTGGTGGTGCATGAGCATGGGTTTCCATGACATAATGTTGCTGTAAGTTGGTGCCCTTACCTTCCAGGTATAAAGGCTGTCATAACCTTTTTTCAATTTAACATAATGTATGTCCTCACCTCGAGGAGCCTCATGCCTGCCCATCGCCTCCCCTTCGGATTTCTTTATTTTTGCCAGCAATTTGGGTATTTTCTCCTCCGAAATAATGTCGCCGGACGGCATTTCATCAAGTGCTTTTTCTATTATTTCGACAGACTGTTTGACTTCTAGGAGCCTGACCACAATCCTGTCGTAGGTATCGCCCACCGTTTCCCCTGTCAGCATGTCGGGTGTGATAGCCTTGACATCAAAATCCGGGTATGCGAAATAAGGTGTATCCTGACGGACGTCTTTTTTAACTCCGCTTGCCCTTGCAGTTGGCCCCACC is a window of Candidatus Thermoplasmatota archaeon DNA encoding:
- a CDS encoding 4Fe-4S binding protein, whose product is MFPMLGQLMKQLFQKPFTNKFPVKYAPNNVTALLKKVESGEVKINLPIEVPESFRGKITYEKEKCIGCRMCIRVCPAKAIEFKEEEKKIRIYVSRCIFCSQCNDVCPVNCLHMSKEFMLADTDRLSDNLIVE
- a CDS encoding complex I subunit 1 family protein, with amino-acid sequence MMGELFFRVVMGTIGITFFAIFFGLSYKGIDRKFAAHMQSRIGPPLRQPFRDVNKLLCKESIVPENAVSWLFNLAPVICLASSITLLLYIPIAGYEPLLHGHGDLILILYLLTLPALSMVAGGFASGSPYATVGAQREMVTMMSYEFPLAVAIIAAVWKISDSFKGDVFTLSFISTHPLWNSVGLLGLIGLILILLSLVIVMPAELSKIPFDVAEAETEIAGGLLVEYSGRNLALFYLADGVKTFALSSLVVAIFFPYGLSEFFALGAVPSFALDFLFFLLKVFLVMLFAITLVRVGVARLRISQVVSTYWVAVTLMALLGLVLLMWDSQVLSIKWW